Below is a window of Synechococcus sp. RSCCF101 DNA.
GAGCGCCTGGCCGATCCGGAGCAGCGACTGACCTATGAATCCGAACTGACCAGCCTCCAGGACCGGCATCCCGATGGTGTGGCCGGGCTGGAGATCGCCTCGTCGCTGGATCTCGGTGGACTGCTGCTCCTGCATGAGGCCGGTCTGGATGCCGAGGCGTTCGAAGCGGCCAGCCGGGCGCTGCAGCCGCCGCGGGCTCCCGCTCTCGGCAGCACCCGGGAGAGCGACCTCGGCCTGCTGGCGGCACTGTCCTGCCGGGCCGCGGCGAAGGAGGAACAGGAGGCACGGCGCTTCGAGGCCTCGGCCCACCTGCTCCGTCGCGGTAGCCAGCTGCTCCAGCGCACGGGCCAGTGGCCGCAGCAGCGGCGTCAGATCGATGCGCAGCTCGAGGAGCTGCTGCCCTTCCGGGTGCTCGATCTGGTCAGCCGCGATCTGTCCAACCGCAGCGAACGGCAGGAGGGCCTGGCGCTGCTGCGCGATCTGGTGCAGCGGCGGGGCGGCCTGGAGGGCAGCCGGGACGCGGCGGGCATGGATCAGGACGTCTTTCAGGCGTTCTTCAAGCAGATCCGCTGCTACCTCACCGTGCAGGAGCAGCTGGACCTGTTCCTGAGCTGGGAGCAGAACGGGTCCTCGACGGCGGCGTTTCTGGGCAGCTATACCCTGATCGCCAGCGGCTACGCCCAGCGCAAACCCGATCGGCTCAGCTCAGCCCATGGCCGCCTGCGGGCCACGGCCGCGGAGGGGCTGGAACCCGTGCTGGCCTGCCTGGAGCTGCTGCTCGGGGATGTGGAGAGCGCCGAGGCCAGCTTCGGCCTCTGCAGCACACCGGCGATTCAGGACTGGATCAGCCAGAAGGCGGATGACCCCCTCGCGGTGCTCTGTGAATACTGCTGCGAGTGGCTGAACCGGGAGGTGCTGGCCGGCTACCGGGACATCGAGGTGGTGGCGGATCTCGAGGCCTGGTTCAGCGACCGGGATGTGCAGGCCTACATCGAGTCGCGCGATCCGGCGCCCGCCCCGGCAACGGGCTTCGCGCCGATCGAAACGGACTGGCCGGGCTCGGATTCCCTGGCTGCCGGCCCCAGCGATGAGGCGTCGAGCGATGACTCTGAAGCCCCTGCAGAGTCCCCGGCACCGACCAGCCCCCTGACCCCACCGTGGCGGGCAGCGTGGCTGCAGCGCCTGCGGAACCGTGATCTGCTGCAGCCGAAGCCGGCTCTTGCCGTGCTGCTGGGGCTGCTGGCCGCCCTGGCCGCCATCACCTGGTGGGCCAGCCGCCCCCGGCCGGCACTCCTGCCGGCCGATGGCCAGAAACCAGCAGTCGGCAACGAGACCGCGCCGGAAGAGCAGCCGCAGAGTGCCGATGCGAACGGGGCAGCCACCTCTACCGGACCGGAAGCCACCACACCGGCAGCCGGCGCCACCGCCACGGCCCCCCCGGCGGACGACGGCGAGGAAAGCGACGACACCACAGAACCGCCATCCACCGCTGAGGCTCCAGCCCCATCGAGCGCCCCCCGGCCACCACTCACCGACGATGCCCCGTCCACCGACCAGTTACAGGAGCTTCTCGGTGGTTGGCTCGATGCCAAGGCCGCTGTGCTCAGCGGCCGGGAGAACGGCTCGGTTCTCGCCGAGGTGGCCAGGCCGGCGCTGCAGCAGCGGGTGCTGAAGGAGCGCAGGGAGGACGAAAGCGTCGGCCGGAGCCAGGAGATTGAGGCGGCGATCAGCGGCTTGGAGGTGAGCAGCCGCGCACCGGGACGCATCGAGGTGTCCGCAACCGTTCGCTATCAGGACCGGGTGCTCGGCGCCGATGGGCGCCTGATCGAGGAGACGGCGCCGACCGATCTCAGAGTCACGTACATCCTCGGCCGGGACGGCCAGCGGTGGCGGCTGCACGAGTACATCAGCGGCCGCTGAAGCCGGCGTCGGGCAGATCCGATCCAGCCCGCTCCTAGCATCACGGGCCATGGGAGCCGCTGCAGGTGCGGGCTCCGCCCGGTTGACCGCTGATGTTCGACGAACTCTCCCAACGCTTTGAAGATGCCGTCAAGGGTCTGCGGGGGCAGGACCGGATCACCGAGACCAACGTGGAGGGGGCGCTGAAGCAGGTGCGCCGGGCGCTGCTGGACGCGGATGTCAGCCTGCCGGTGGTGAAGCGCTTCGTGGAGGAGGTGCGGCAGAAGGCGGTGGGCACCGAGGTGGTGCGTGGCGTCAGTCCCGACCAGACCTTCATCCAGGTGGTGCATCAGCAGCTGGTGGAGGTGATGGGTGGCGACAACGCGCCTCTGGCCCACTCCGGAACGCCGCCCACGGTGGTGCTGATGGCGGGCCTGCAGGGGGCCGGCAAGACCACCGCCACCGCCAAGCTCGGCCTCCACCTCAAGGACCAGGGGCGCAGGGCACTGATGGTGGCCGCCGACGTGTACCGCCCCGCGGCGATCGATCAGCTCCACACCCTCGGTGAGCAGATCGGGGTGGAGGTGTTCAGCCTCGGGCCCGACGCCAGACCGGAGGCGATCGCCGAGGCGGGCCTGGCCCGGGCCCGGGCTGAAGGCTTCGACACCGTGCTGGTGGACACGGCCGGTCGCCTGCAGATCGACGAGGGGATGATGCAGGAGATGGTGCGGATCCGCACCGCTGTGCAGCCCGATGAAGTGCTGCTGGTTGTGGACTCGATGATCGGCCAGGAGGCCGCCGATCTCACACGCGCCTTTCACGACCAGGTGGGCATCACCGGTGCCGTGCTCACCAAGCTGGATGGCGATTCACGGGGGGGAGCAGCCCTCTCGATCCGCGAGATCAGCGGGCAGCCGATCAAGTTCATCGGCACCGGCGAGAAGGTGGAGGCGCTGCAACCGTTCCATCCGGAGCGGATGGCGAGCCGCATCCTCGGCATGGGCGATGTGCTGACCCTGGTGGAGCGGGCTCAGAAGGAGGTGGAGCTCGCCGACGTGGAGAAGATGCAGAAAAAACTGCAGGAAGCATCGTTCGATTTCAACGACTTCCTGCAGCAGATGCGTCTGATCAAGCGCATGGGATCCCTGGGCGGCCTGATGAAGATGATCCCGGGCATGAACAAGATCGACTCGGGCATGCTCGAACAGGGCGAGCAGCAGCTCCGGCGCATCGAGGCGATGATCGGCTCGATGACGGTGGTGGAGCGCAACCAGCCCGAGCTTCTGGCCGCCCAGCCGTCCCGTCGCCGCCGGATCGCATCCGGCAGCGGCCACACCCCGGCCGAGGTGGACAAGGTGCTGGAGGACTTCCAGAAGATGCGCGGGATGATGCGTCAGATGACCAACGGTGGGGGCTTCCCGGGCATGGGCGGTGGTTTCCCTGGAATGGGTGGCGGCATGCCCGGCCTGGGCGGAGGATTCCCCGGCCTGGGCGGCGGCATGCCCGGTGCACCGGCGATGGGGGCGATGGGCCGCGGCGGCAAGGGAGCTCCTCCCCGCCGGCAGCGTCCGTTCAAGAAGAAGAAGGGATTCGGCGACCTGTGAACGCCGCCACCGCGAGGGACCCCTTCGTTCCGGATCGCGGCGGCCACCCGGACGGTACGATCGTCGTTTGTTCCATGAGGGCTCCGCTCGTCCCTGAGTCAGAGACGATCTGAGAGCGTCCAGTGGGTGCCGCAGGGCCAGTGCTCGCGTGCCGCCCTCATCGGCATGGCGACTCACCTTCCCAACAGCATCCTCATCCCACCAACCCAGTCATGATCAAGCTCCGCCTGAAGCGGTTCGGCAAGAAACGGGAGGCGAGTTTCCGCCTCGTCGCCTGCAACAGCACCTCACGCCGCGACGGCAGGCCTCTTCAGGAGCTCGGCTTCTACAACCCCCGCACCAAGGAGACCCGCCTCGATGCCGAGGCCCTGCGCGAGCGGCTGAACCAGGGAGCCCAACCCACCGACGCCGTGCGCACGCTGCTGGAGAAAGGCGGTCTGCTGGAGAAGACCGTGCGGCCGGCCGAACGCATCGGCAAGGCCAAGCAGGCGGCCGAGCGCGACAAGGCGGCCAAAGCCGCTGCCGCTGAAAAAGCCAGCGCGGCCAAGGAAGCGGAAGCCGCCGCCGCGGCTGACAGCAGCGATGGCGACGCCGATTCCTGACGTCCATGGCTGAAGCCACCAGCACCGGTCGCTTCAGCCTCGATCTGCACGATCCCCAGGCCGCCCTGGCCCTCTCCGGGCCGGCCGAGGCCAATCTCCGCCAGATCCAGGCCCTGACGGGCGCCTCCTGCGTGCTGAGAGGTCTGGAGCTCGTGGTCAACGGCCGGCCGGCTCAGATCGAACGGGCGGCTGCAGTTGTGGAGCTTGTCCGTCCCCTCTGGAGCGAGGGCCAGGACGTCACGGAGGTGGACCTGCGCACGGCCCTCACCGCCCTGGACACCGGGCGCCGTGATGACCATGCCGGCATGAACCGCCAGGTGCTGGCCCGCAGCCAGCGCGGCACCCTGCTCCGGCCCCGCACCCTGCGCCAGAAGGCCTACGTGGAGGCGATGCAGGAGCACGACCTCACCTTCGCCGTGGGTCCGGCCGGCACGGGCAAAACCTTCCTGGCCACGGTGCTGGCCGTTCGGATGCTGAACGACCGGGCGGTGGAGCGCCTGATCCTCACACGCCCCGCCGTGGAGGCCGGGGAACGGCTCGGCTTTCTGCCCGGTGACCTGCAGCAGAAGGTGGATCCCTACCTGCGGCCGCTCTACGACGCCCTCCACAGCCTGATGGGTGCCGAAAAAACCACCGCTCTGCTCGAGAAGGGGGTGATCGAGGTGGCCCCGCTGGCCTACATGCGCGGGCGCACTCTCTCCCACGCCTTCGTGATCCTGGACGAAGCCCAGAACACCACATCCGCCCAGATGCGCATGGTGCTCACCCGCCTCGGCGAGGGCTCGCGCATGGTGGTCACCGGCGACGTGACCCAGGTGGACCTGCCTCCGGGGCAGACGAGCGGCCTGGTGGAGGCGGCCTCGGTGCTGGACGGGGTGGACGGGGTGGCCGTCTGCCGGCTCACCTCGGCCGATGTGGTGCGCCACCCGCTTGTGCAGCGGGTCGTGGATGCCTATGCCGCCCGCGACCGCAGCCGTGCGGGCATGGGGAGATCCGCACCTGTCTCCCGCCGATCCCTGCCAGGATGATTGGCACTCGTCTTCTGGGGCAGATGCCAGCCAGCAGCAACTTTCAGCAAGCGATCCGCGAGGCGCAGTCGAGCGCCCTGGTGGGTCCCAACGTCGTCAACAAGGCCCTTCCCTACGTGGGAGGCGGCATGGTGCTCACCGCCGCCGGTGTGATCGGTGGCCTGAGCCTGATCGGCAGCGGCAGCCCCCTGTTCATGCCCCTGTTCTGGGTGGCACTGATCGGCAACTTCATCCTCTTCTTCGTGGCCCAGAACGTGGCCATGAAGGGCAACAACGGCACCGCCCTCCCTCTGCTCTCGGCCTACAGCCTGATCACGGGCTTCACCCTCAGCGGACTGGTGGCCTACGCCATCGGCGTGGCGGGCATCGGGGCCATCGGCACCGCGGCTCTGGCCACCGGCCTGACCTTCGTGGTGGCCTCCTTCGCCGGGCGCCGGATGAGCGACAGCGTCGGTCAGTCCCTCTCGGCCGTGGTGGGCCTGGGTCTGATCGGCCTGATCATCGCCATGGTGGTGCAGCTGATCGGCAGTTTCTTCGCACCGGGGATGTTCGGCGGCAACGGCTTCGAGCTGATGATCGCCGGCTTCGGCACCGTGCTGTTTGTGGGTGCGGCCTTCGTGGACTTCTACACGATGCCGCGCACCTACAGCGATGAGCAGTACCTGGCCGGTGCGCTGGGCATGTATCTCACCTACATCAATCTGTTCATCTTCATCCTGCGCCTGATCATCGCCATTCAGGGCGGCGGACGGCGAGACTGAACCCGCTTCCAGAGAATCCTCACCAGGCACCCTTCGCGGGGTGCCTTTTTCTTTGGGCGGAACGCACCGGGGAGCCCAGAGAGCCTCCGACTTGCGCCATGCACATCGTCGTTGCCACCTCGATCTACCGGCAGCCGCTGTGGATGGTGCAGCAGGCCATCGCCAGCGTGCGCGCCCAGACCCATCAGGATCTGAGCCTGATCCTGCGCATCGATGGTCCCGGCGCCTGCGGAGAGGATCTGGGCCGCTGGCTGCAGGACGAGGCCGCCCGGGACCGGAGGCTGACGGTCCTCGTCGGCCGCCGCAACCTCGGCAATTTCGGGTCCCTCAACCGGATGCTCCGCCAGGCCGAAGCGGAAGCCTTCGCTCAGCTCGATGGAGACGACGTCCTGGATCCGCAGGCCCTGGCGCTCTGCGCCGAGGCGCTCCGGGAGCATCCGTCCTGCAGCTTCGTCTACTCACGCTATGAGGAGATCGATCAGAAGGGAGCCCTGATCGGCCAGGGCGACCGCAGCCTCACGCCCTATTCGCCGCTCGCCAGCCTGGTGCAGTTCATCCCGTTCCACCTGCGGCTGGTGCGGATGTCGTCCTACCGGGCCATCGGTGGCTACAGAGCGGAATTTCCCTACGCGGGTGATTACGACCTCAGCCTGAGACTGGCCGAGATCGGGGATGTGGCCCATCTGCCGCGGACGCTCTATCGGCACCGCCTCCACACCGCCAGCGCCTCAAGCGTGGATCGGCAGCGCACCGTGGCCGAGGCCTACGCGGTGGCCCGGGAGGCGCTGTACCGCAGGGGCTGGGCCGATCGCTTCAGGCTGCAACTGAATTTCGACGGCAGGGTCTCCCTGCATCCCCAGTCCGATGGGCCGCCGGATCCCACGGGAGCGGCATCGGATCCCTACCGCCTCTACCGGGTGGGTCCCTGGGCCATGGCCCCATCGCCGTAGCGCCCGTAGGCGGACAGATCCAGCCAGGTGCGGCAGTCGGGCAGGGTGATCGAGGCACTGAACTCCTGGCGGGCGACCCCCAGCTGAAGCCCGTGTTTCGCCGAGAGAACACGATGCAGCTCCGCCAGCCTGGCGGGCTGGTCATAGAGCCGTCGCACCATCGATCCGGGCCGGGTCCGGTAAGCGAAGCAGAGCTCCGGCAGATGGTGCAGGACCCCGCCACGGCGCAGGATGCCGAGCCAGAGGTCCCAATCCTCCAGGGCGGTCAGCGACTCGTCGTAGCCGCCGCACCGCTCCCACCACTCACGCCGGATCAGCGCACAGGCATCGATCCGATTCATGCTGCAGAGCTCCGGCAGCGTCAGCGCCCCGATCCGGCGCACACCGTTGTCGATGCCGAAGTCCTGGCGGTCGCCGTAGACCCCGGCCAGTTCGGGATGCTCGAGCAGGAGCGGCACACCGCTGCGCAGATAGGGCGCCAGCAGACGGTTGTCGTCATCCAGGGGCAGCAGGATGGGGGCACGCGCCGCCCGGATGCCGGCATTGCGGGCCGAGGAAAGCCCGCGGTTGGGCTGATGCAGCACCGCGATTCCCTCGGCGGCGATTCCATCCAGCAGGGCCAGGCTGGCCGGATCGGTGGAGCCGTCGTCCACCACAACGATCTCAAGCGAACCACAGCTGAGGAGATGCTGCTGATCCCGAACACTCGCCAGGGCCTCCAGGATCAGCTCAGAGGGATTGAAGGTGGCGATGATCACGCTCAGCACGGGAGCGTCCGGCCCGGGGGAGGCCCGATGGCCGGGGGGCTCGCCGCGGCCGGCGAGGCGAGGCTGGGCCGATCGGCCAGGGCCTCC
It encodes the following:
- a CDS encoding ARC6/PARC6 family protein, with the protein product MELPIDHFRLLGVAPSADPETVLRALERRLDQSPAGDFSDEILDMRAALLRGSAERLADPEQRLTYESELTSLQDRHPDGVAGLEIASSLDLGGLLLLHEAGLDAEAFEAASRALQPPRAPALGSTRESDLGLLAALSCRAAAKEEQEARRFEASAHLLRRGSQLLQRTGQWPQQRRQIDAQLEELLPFRVLDLVSRDLSNRSERQEGLALLRDLVQRRGGLEGSRDAAGMDQDVFQAFFKQIRCYLTVQEQLDLFLSWEQNGSSTAAFLGSYTLIASGYAQRKPDRLSSAHGRLRATAAEGLEPVLACLELLLGDVESAEASFGLCSTPAIQDWISQKADDPLAVLCEYCCEWLNREVLAGYRDIEVVADLEAWFSDRDVQAYIESRDPAPAPATGFAPIETDWPGSDSLAAGPSDEASSDDSEAPAESPAPTSPLTPPWRAAWLQRLRNRDLLQPKPALAVLLGLLAALAAITWWASRPRPALLPADGQKPAVGNETAPEEQPQSADANGAATSTGPEATTPAAGATATAPPADDGEESDDTTEPPSTAEAPAPSSAPRPPLTDDAPSTDQLQELLGGWLDAKAAVLSGRENGSVLAEVARPALQQRVLKERREDESVGRSQEIEAAISGLEVSSRAPGRIEVSATVRYQDRVLGADGRLIEETAPTDLRVTYILGRDGQRWRLHEYISGR
- the ffh gene encoding signal recognition particle protein codes for the protein MFDELSQRFEDAVKGLRGQDRITETNVEGALKQVRRALLDADVSLPVVKRFVEEVRQKAVGTEVVRGVSPDQTFIQVVHQQLVEVMGGDNAPLAHSGTPPTVVLMAGLQGAGKTTATAKLGLHLKDQGRRALMVAADVYRPAAIDQLHTLGEQIGVEVFSLGPDARPEAIAEAGLARARAEGFDTVLVDTAGRLQIDEGMMQEMVRIRTAVQPDEVLLVVDSMIGQEAADLTRAFHDQVGITGAVLTKLDGDSRGGAALSIREISGQPIKFIGTGEKVEALQPFHPERMASRILGMGDVLTLVERAQKEVELADVEKMQKKLQEASFDFNDFLQQMRLIKRMGSLGGLMKMIPGMNKIDSGMLEQGEQQLRRIEAMIGSMTVVERNQPELLAAQPSRRRRIASGSGHTPAEVDKVLEDFQKMRGMMRQMTNGGGFPGMGGGFPGMGGGMPGLGGGFPGLGGGMPGAPAMGAMGRGGKGAPPRRQRPFKKKKGFGDL
- the rpsP gene encoding 30S ribosomal protein S16 — its product is MIKLRLKRFGKKREASFRLVACNSTSRRDGRPLQELGFYNPRTKETRLDAEALRERLNQGAQPTDAVRTLLEKGGLLEKTVRPAERIGKAKQAAERDKAAKAAAAEKASAAKEAEAAAAADSSDGDADS
- a CDS encoding PhoH family protein, yielding MAEATSTGRFSLDLHDPQAALALSGPAEANLRQIQALTGASCVLRGLELVVNGRPAQIERAAAVVELVRPLWSEGQDVTEVDLRTALTALDTGRRDDHAGMNRQVLARSQRGTLLRPRTLRQKAYVEAMQEHDLTFAVGPAGTGKTFLATVLAVRMLNDRAVERLILTRPAVEAGERLGFLPGDLQQKVDPYLRPLYDALHSLMGAEKTTALLEKGVIEVAPLAYMRGRTLSHAFVILDEAQNTTSAQMRMVLTRLGEGSRMVVTGDVTQVDLPPGQTSGLVEAASVLDGVDGVAVCRLTSADVVRHPLVQRVVDAYAARDRSRAGMGRSAPVSRRSLPG
- a CDS encoding Bax inhibitor-1 family protein yields the protein MPASSNFQQAIREAQSSALVGPNVVNKALPYVGGGMVLTAAGVIGGLSLIGSGSPLFMPLFWVALIGNFILFFVAQNVAMKGNNGTALPLLSAYSLITGFTLSGLVAYAIGVAGIGAIGTAALATGLTFVVASFAGRRMSDSVGQSLSAVVGLGLIGLIIAMVVQLIGSFFAPGMFGGNGFELMIAGFGTVLFVGAAFVDFYTMPRTYSDEQYLAGALGMYLTYINLFIFILRLIIAIQGGGRRD
- a CDS encoding glycosyltransferase, which codes for MHIVVATSIYRQPLWMVQQAIASVRAQTHQDLSLILRIDGPGACGEDLGRWLQDEAARDRRLTVLVGRRNLGNFGSLNRMLRQAEAEAFAQLDGDDVLDPQALALCAEALREHPSCSFVYSRYEEIDQKGALIGQGDRSLTPYSPLASLVQFIPFHLRLVRMSSYRAIGGYRAEFPYAGDYDLSLRLAEIGDVAHLPRTLYRHRLHTASASSVDRQRTVAEAYAVAREALYRRGWADRFRLQLNFDGRVSLHPQSDGPPDPTGAASDPYRLYRVGPWAMAPSP
- a CDS encoding glycosyltransferase — encoded protein: MLSVIIATFNPSELILEALASVRDQQHLLSCGSLEIVVVDDGSTDPASLALLDGIAAEGIAVLHQPNRGLSSARNAGIRAARAPILLPLDDDNRLLAPYLRSGVPLLLEHPELAGVYGDRQDFGIDNGVRRIGALTLPELCSMNRIDACALIRREWWERCGGYDESLTALEDWDLWLGILRRGGVLHHLPELCFAYRTRPGSMVRRLYDQPARLAELHRVLSAKHGLQLGVARQEFSASITLPDCRTWLDLSAYGRYGDGAMAQGPTR